In one Gemmatimonadota bacterium genomic region, the following are encoded:
- the pxpB gene encoding 5-oxoprolinase subunit PxpB produces MDEFPIIQQLGDDALLVTFARTISWDVGVRVRTAARRIRDTQLSSVTDVVPAYTTLAVYFDSRAVSFATVSAEVANLIGDANAASDDSSTLIEIPVRYDGPDLAEVAERTGLAQDELIEKHCSRTYRAYMTGFAPGFTYLGDLDEALVLPRRTNPRVRVPAGSVAIAGAQTAIYPLVTPGGWHLIGTTSMAMFDPTRDPPALVRAGDSVRFVRVDG; encoded by the coding sequence GTGGATGAATTTCCGATAATACAGCAGCTTGGTGACGATGCACTGCTCGTAACGTTTGCGCGCACGATATCCTGGGATGTCGGTGTCCGCGTGCGTACTGCTGCTCGACGCATACGCGACACGCAGCTGTCTTCGGTTACGGACGTGGTGCCGGCGTACACGACACTCGCAGTGTACTTCGACAGTCGGGCGGTGTCGTTCGCGACCGTATCGGCGGAGGTTGCGAATCTGATCGGGGATGCGAATGCAGCGAGCGATGACAGCTCGACGCTGATCGAGATTCCAGTGCGTTATGACGGGCCCGATCTCGCAGAAGTTGCCGAGCGCACGGGGCTGGCGCAGGATGAGTTGATCGAGAAGCACTGCTCGCGGACGTATCGCGCGTACATGACTGGCTTTGCTCCCGGCTTCACCTATCTCGGTGATCTCGATGAAGCACTGGTACTCCCGCGTCGCACGAATCCACGCGTGCGCGTTCCCGCGGGATCGGTCGCGATCGCCGGCGCGCAGACGGCGATCTATCCGCTGGTCACGCCGGGCGGCTGGCATCTCATCGGAACGACATCGATGGCGATGTTCGATCCGACGCGTGACCCGCCTGCACTGGTTCGCGCGGGCGACTCGGTTCGGTTCGTCAGGGTCGACGGATGA
- a CDS encoding ABC transporter permease — MNTFAIVTQVLRIAVPYLFAAAGGVIAERSGVISLTLEGYMLGGAFAAVVGTFYSGSPVVGALCGIGGGAVLALIHAVASIRYRADQVIVGIAVNLFAIGITRVFLKLMFGSSSNSPRVDGFATGYGDPLLWLGLLSTPIVAFILFRTVFGLRVRATGEKPEAAASVGVPVHRIQYMAVLLSGALAALGGVYLALDQHQFTDQMTAGRGFIAVAAVIFGRWSPLRAGAACLLFAAAETVQIHLQGNHVIASQFIEMIPYVLTIVALAGVVGRAIAPAALGRGET; from the coding sequence ATGAATACCTTCGCCATCGTCACGCAGGTGCTCCGCATCGCAGTACCGTATCTGTTCGCCGCGGCTGGCGGAGTTATCGCCGAGCGTTCCGGCGTCATCTCGCTCACGCTGGAAGGGTACATGCTGGGCGGTGCGTTCGCGGCCGTGGTTGGCACGTTCTATTCCGGCAGCCCGGTCGTTGGCGCGTTGTGCGGCATCGGCGGTGGTGCGGTGCTTGCGCTCATCCACGCCGTTGCGTCGATCAGGTACCGCGCGGACCAGGTGATCGTCGGCATCGCGGTCAACCTGTTTGCGATCGGAATCACGCGCGTTTTCCTCAAGCTCATGTTCGGCAGCTCCTCCAACTCACCCCGCGTCGACGGTTTCGCCACGGGATATGGCGATCCACTGCTGTGGCTGGGGCTGCTCTCTACACCGATCGTCGCGTTCATTCTGTTCCGAACCGTGTTTGGCCTGCGCGTGCGAGCCACCGGCGAGAAGCCCGAGGCGGCGGCCAGCGTCGGCGTGCCGGTGCATCGTATCCAGTACATGGCGGTTCTTCTCAGCGGGGCCCTCGCCGCATTGGGGGGCGTGTACCTGGCGCTGGATCAGCACCAGTTCACGGATCAGATGACGGCGGGCCGAGGGTTCATCGCAGTTGCGGCCGTCATCTTCGGGAGATGGAGCCCGTTGCGCGCCGGTGCCGCGTGCCTCTTGTTCGCGGCTGCGGAGACGGTGCAGATACATCTTCAGGGCAACCATGTGATCGCATCTCAGTTCATCGAGATGATACCGTACGTTCTGACGATCGTTGCGCTGGCCGGAGTGGTCGGACGCGCGATCGCGCCGGCGGCGCTGGGGCGGGGCGAGACGTAG
- a CDS encoding ABC transporter permease, producing the protein MTAARREKIEEALFPPVVAILIAFVAGDIIMLSFNQSPFVVWRLLLEGTWGNAYGFGQVLYKATTLSFTGMAVAFAYRAGLFNIGGEGQLAAGGLAAALVGFALPVGFPALLAILLGCLGAAAAGGVVGAVPGYLRVRFGAHEVITTIMLNFIVLALLNWFIATRLRVPETLHTPEIHAGAIARLSAVLPAFHGSAANLSVIAVLLTAIAMWYYMFRTRGGYELRAVGLQPDAAEYGGISVGRVLFSAMTVSGVIAGLGGINFVLGYKYYYEDGFAGGTGFLGIAVALVGRNNPFGILLAALFFATLSQGGLAVNAFVPKQMVDVLQGIVIIAIAASVPEVQRILLGSRRRPVTTSALDSQPAATEPPAAAV; encoded by the coding sequence ATGACGGCGGCACGACGCGAAAAGATAGAGGAAGCGCTGTTTCCTCCAGTCGTTGCGATCCTCATCGCGTTTGTGGCTGGCGACATCATCATGCTCAGCTTCAACCAGTCGCCGTTCGTCGTGTGGCGGCTGTTGCTCGAGGGGACATGGGGCAACGCGTACGGCTTTGGCCAGGTGCTTTACAAGGCGACGACGCTTTCGTTCACGGGAATGGCAGTTGCGTTCGCGTATCGCGCAGGTCTGTTCAACATCGGCGGCGAGGGACAGCTAGCAGCGGGCGGACTCGCCGCCGCACTCGTCGGGTTCGCGCTACCGGTCGGGTTCCCTGCTCTGCTCGCGATTCTGCTGGGCTGCCTTGGTGCCGCAGCTGCCGGCGGAGTCGTTGGCGCAGTGCCGGGATATTTGCGCGTTCGTTTCGGTGCGCACGAGGTGATCACGACGATCATGCTCAATTTTATCGTGCTGGCTCTGCTCAACTGGTTCATTGCAACCAGGCTGCGCGTGCCGGAAACGTTGCACACGCCCGAGATTCATGCGGGCGCGATTGCGCGACTCAGCGCGGTGCTGCCGGCGTTCCACGGCTCCGCGGCGAATCTGTCGGTGATCGCTGTCCTGCTTACCGCAATCGCCATGTGGTACTACATGTTCCGCACGCGTGGAGGATACGAGCTTCGTGCGGTCGGGCTGCAGCCGGACGCAGCCGAATACGGAGGAATCTCCGTCGGTCGCGTTCTGTTCAGCGCAATGACTGTATCGGGCGTCATAGCCGGCCTGGGCGGCATCAACTTCGTGCTCGGCTACAAGTACTACTACGAGGATGGATTCGCTGGCGGCACGGGATTTCTCGGAATCGCCGTCGCGCTCGTCGGACGCAACAATCCGTTCGGCATCTTGCTCGCCGCACTGTTCTTCGCGACGCTGTCGCAGGGCGGCCTCGCAGTCAACGCGTTCGTGCCGAAGCAGATGGTGGACGTGCTTCAGGGCATCGTCATCATAGCGATCGCGGCGTCCGTTCCCGAGGTTCAGCGCATCCTGCTCGGGTCGCGAAGGCGTCCAGTCACGACATCGGCACTCGATTCACAGCCGGCTGCGACAGAGCCGCCGGCAGCGGCGGTCTGA
- a CDS encoding MFS transporter, whose product MTSPAVSPRSMRTVLIASCAGSMIEWYDFFIFGSLAAILAHQFYPPNNPTAGFLEALATFAVGFAVRPIGALFFGRIGDRLGRKKAFLTTLVVMGTSTSAIGLLPGFATIGFLAPVTLVVLRLIQGLALGGEYGGAAVYVAEHAPEGKRGYYTSFIYTTATVGLLVSLLVILVTRRLIGEAAFAAWGWRVPFLVSSILVAISYYVRRKLEESPMFAELKARGETSSTPIHDAFGNSRWKVMLTLLFGVISGHAVTWYAGQFYALFFLQTVLKVPFGAAYMAVTVALVFGTPCFVLFGALSDRVGRKPIIMLAFALAAITLYPCYHLMARAAAGTPNVPALAALIFYQIVLAAMCTGPLGALLVEAFPTSVRYTGVSFVHHMGTGWFGGFLPLIATALVARTGNPYAGLWYPIIVTAVTFVIGVTLFKERKGTWST is encoded by the coding sequence ATGACTTCTCCCGCCGTCTCCCCGCGCTCGATGCGAACCGTCCTCATCGCGTCCTGTGCGGGCTCGATGATCGAGTGGTACGACTTCTTCATTTTCGGCTCGCTCGCGGCTATCCTGGCGCACCAGTTCTATCCGCCCAACAACCCGACCGCCGGCTTCCTCGAAGCCCTCGCGACCTTTGCCGTTGGTTTCGCGGTGAGACCGATCGGCGCGCTCTTCTTCGGGCGCATCGGTGACCGGCTTGGTCGAAAGAAGGCGTTTCTTACAACGCTCGTCGTCATGGGCACATCCACGTCGGCGATCGGCCTCCTGCCCGGCTTCGCGACGATCGGGTTCCTCGCCCCGGTCACACTCGTCGTCCTCCGCCTCATCCAGGGACTGGCACTTGGCGGCGAGTACGGCGGGGCAGCGGTCTATGTGGCCGAGCATGCGCCAGAGGGAAAGCGGGGCTACTACACGAGCTTCATTTATACCACGGCCACTGTTGGACTGCTCGTGTCGCTGCTCGTCATCCTTGTCACGCGCAGACTGATTGGCGAGGCCGCCTTCGCCGCGTGGGGATGGCGTGTTCCGTTTCTCGTGTCGTCGATACTTGTCGCGATATCGTACTACGTACGGCGCAAACTGGAAGAATCGCCGATGTTCGCGGAGCTCAAGGCGCGCGGCGAGACGTCCTCCACGCCAATTCACGACGCCTTCGGAAATTCGCGATGGAAGGTGATGCTCACGCTCCTCTTTGGCGTCATCTCCGGACATGCCGTGACGTGGTACGCCGGACAGTTCTACGCGCTGTTCTTTCTGCAAACCGTGCTCAAAGTGCCGTTCGGCGCCGCGTACATGGCGGTGACGGTCGCACTCGTTTTCGGAACACCGTGCTTCGTTCTGTTTGGCGCGCTGTCGGATCGCGTGGGCAGAAAGCCAATCATCATGCTCGCCTTCGCACTCGCCGCGATCACGCTGTATCCCTGCTATCATCTCATGGCACGGGCCGCGGCGGGAACGCCCAACGTTCCTGCGCTCGCAGCGCTCATATTCTATCAGATCGTGCTCGCCGCGATGTGCACCGGGCCACTCGGCGCACTTCTCGTCGAAGCATTCCCGACGAGCGTGCGTTACACGGGGGTGTCGTTCGTGCACCACATGGGAACGGGATGGTTCGGCGGATTCCTGCCGCTCATCGCGACCGCACTCGTAGCGCGGACGGGGAATCCCTACGCCGGGTTGTGGTACCCGATAATCGTAACCGCAGTGACGTTCGTCATCGGCGTGACACTGTTCAAGGAACGAAAAGGTACTTGGAGCACGTAG
- a CDS encoding 5-oxoprolinase subunit PxpA — MKGASDFIPAGGLAVDLNADMGEGFGRYRLNDDALLATVTSASIACGFHAGDPVVMRETVANAAGRGVTIGAHPGYPDLVGFGRRDLAVTPSEVEAMVVYQIGALQAVCVAAGAHLRFVKPHGSLYNRAARDAATADAIARAVRSVDSSLILLGLAGSALTEAAARVGIRSVSEAFVDRAYRRDGTLVPRTEAGAVLEGAGAVAERALRMVQTGTVLSADGAVVSIRAESLCTHGDGPDAVAIVRAVRTRLEQAGISVASFARP, encoded by the coding sequence ATGAAGGGCGCGTCGGATTTCATCCCTGCAGGCGGCCTGGCCGTCGATCTGAACGCCGATATGGGCGAGGGCTTCGGACGCTACAGGCTTAACGATGACGCGCTGCTCGCGACTGTGACATCGGCGAGCATCGCGTGCGGCTTCCATGCGGGCGACCCGGTCGTGATGCGGGAGACGGTAGCGAACGCGGCGGGGCGAGGGGTAACGATCGGTGCGCATCCGGGTTATCCGGACCTTGTAGGGTTTGGTCGCCGCGATCTTGCAGTGACGCCGTCTGAGGTCGAAGCGATGGTAGTGTATCAGATCGGCGCCTTGCAGGCGGTGTGTGTCGCCGCGGGGGCGCATCTCCGATTCGTCAAACCACACGGGTCGCTGTACAATCGCGCGGCGAGAGACGCTGCTACTGCGGACGCGATAGCACGTGCAGTGCGCTCCGTGGATTCGTCGCTCATTCTGCTCGGTCTTGCGGGAAGCGCGCTGACCGAAGCGGCGGCAAGGGTGGGGATTCGAAGCGTGAGCGAGGCGTTCGTCGATCGCGCGTACCGCAGGGACGGAACGCTGGTACCGCGCACGGAGGCCGGCGCGGTACTGGAAGGCGCGGGTGCCGTAGCCGAGCGTGCGCTGCGAATGGTGCAGACAGGTACGGTGCTTTCGGCTGATGGCGCTGTCGTGAGCATCCGTGCCGAATCGCTCTGCACGCATGGGGACGGCCCCGACGCGGTTGCCATCGTTCGTGCGGTTCGGACGCGGCTGGAACAGGCCGGCATCAGCGTGGCGTCGTTCGCACGCCCGTGA
- a CDS encoding BMP family ABC transporter substrate-binding protein, which produces MRKIIIAVVVLLAAHVALLLAGAGRGNASLARSGTTVGIVFDVGGRGDKSFNDGAYAGADSARRMLGVTVRYIEPGDGSDRESGLRLLAAEKMDLVMGVGFIFTDDLTNLAREYPNINFAGIDLSLAYDSTGKLIPPPPNLAALKFREEEGSFLVGSLAALVGHSKKVGFIGGMDIPLIHKFEAGYTAGVKYVCPDCTVIAQYAGVTPDAFKNPSRGKELALSQYQSGVNVIFHASGATGQGVFEAARAMHKLAIGVDADQYNDAPGYILTSMVKRVNAATFDVIRRAHEGQFHGGVYSFGLKEGGVGYVYDEHNKGLIPDSVHARVEAIKADIIAGKIKVPTTR; this is translated from the coding sequence GTGCGCAAGATCATAATCGCCGTCGTGGTACTGCTCGCAGCCCATGTCGCTCTGCTGCTGGCTGGAGCAGGCCGCGGCAACGCGAGCCTCGCCCGCTCCGGCACCACCGTCGGGATTGTTTTCGACGTCGGTGGACGCGGAGACAAGTCGTTCAACGATGGCGCATACGCGGGCGCAGACAGCGCGCGCCGGATGCTCGGCGTCACCGTGCGCTACATCGAGCCTGGCGATGGCTCCGATCGGGAATCGGGGCTTCGCCTGCTGGCCGCGGAAAAGATGGATCTCGTCATGGGCGTCGGCTTCATCTTCACGGATGACCTGACCAACCTCGCGCGGGAATATCCCAACATCAACTTCGCCGGCATCGACCTGTCGCTCGCATACGATTCCACCGGCAAGCTGATCCCACCGCCGCCAAATCTTGCCGCTCTCAAGTTTCGCGAGGAAGAAGGCTCCTTTCTCGTGGGGTCACTCGCAGCGCTGGTTGGACATTCAAAGAAAGTCGGTTTCATCGGCGGCATGGACATACCGCTGATTCACAAATTCGAGGCGGGTTATACCGCGGGTGTGAAGTACGTCTGTCCGGACTGCACCGTGATCGCACAGTACGCCGGTGTCACTCCCGATGCGTTCAAGAATCCCAGCCGCGGCAAGGAGCTCGCGTTGAGCCAGTATCAATCCGGCGTCAACGTAATCTTCCACGCCAGCGGTGCGACGGGCCAGGGCGTATTCGAGGCAGCGCGCGCGATGCACAAGCTCGCGATCGGCGTGGACGCGGATCAGTACAACGACGCACCCGGCTACATACTCACGTCGATGGTCAAGCGTGTGAATGCAGCGACGTTCGATGTGATCCGACGGGCGCACGAGGGACAGTTTCACGGCGGCGTATACTCGTTTGGCCTCAAGGAGGGCGGTGTGGGCTACGTGTATGATGAGCACAACAAGGGACTGATCCCCGATTCCGTGCACGCGCGCGTCGAGGCGATCAAGGCAGACATCATTGCCGGCAAGATCAAGGTACCGACGACCAGATGA
- a CDS encoding biotin-dependent carboxyltransferase family protein has protein sequence MSDVITVIAAPPFATIQDLGRVGFRDSGVPVSGLADRESGLLLNAILGNDPNAAMIEWAVAGGALRFGCAAKVAIGGAEAILRINGVKADPWLPIVIANGDELRIDRIVRGRFVLIAVRGGIDVPIVLGSRSTLLSAGMGGFDGRRLRNGDQLPIGDHVITPYHNIEYDKRGGRTNSGGPVTVMRGPQASLFDDAAWATFLNTEYLVSLASDRSGYRLDGVAISHSGSAASPSEPACVGAIQIPDGGTPIVIMNDGPTVGGYPKIAVIRDSCLSRFAQLLPGDPVRFAVGSANFDRA, from the coding sequence ATGAGCGATGTAATTACTGTAATTGCGGCGCCGCCGTTTGCGACGATACAGGATCTGGGACGCGTTGGCTTCCGTGATTCTGGAGTTCCGGTATCGGGGCTCGCGGATCGCGAGTCTGGTTTGCTGCTCAATGCGATTCTTGGCAACGATCCCAACGCCGCGATGATCGAGTGGGCTGTTGCTGGTGGAGCGCTTCGCTTCGGTTGCGCGGCGAAGGTCGCGATTGGCGGGGCGGAGGCAATACTGCGCATCAACGGAGTAAAGGCGGATCCGTGGCTGCCGATCGTCATTGCCAACGGTGACGAGTTGCGGATCGACCGCATCGTGCGCGGGCGGTTTGTTCTGATCGCGGTCCGCGGTGGAATCGACGTGCCTATCGTGCTGGGCAGCCGATCGACGCTGCTGAGCGCCGGAATGGGAGGATTCGACGGGCGCAGGCTGCGCAACGGTGATCAATTGCCCATCGGCGATCACGTGATCACACCGTACCACAATATCGAATACGACAAACGAGGCGGCCGTACGAATTCCGGCGGCCCGGTAACGGTAATGCGCGGACCGCAAGCATCGTTGTTCGACGATGCTGCGTGGGCGACATTTCTGAACACAGAGTATCTGGTTTCGCTCGCGTCGGACAGAAGTGGCTATCGATTGGACGGCGTCGCGATCTCGCACAGCGGATCTGCCGCGTCGCCGTCGGAGCCGGCCTGTGTTGGTGCGATACAGATCCCGGACGGCGGTACGCCGATAGTGATCATGAACGACGGGCCGACAGTAGGCGGATATCCGAAGATCGCGGTGATCAGGGATTCGTGTCTGTCGAGATTCGCGCAGCTGCTCCCGGGGGATCCGGTGCGGTTCGCGGTGGGTTCAGCCAATTTCGATCGTGCGTAA
- a CDS encoding MFS transporter — translation MPRSAALGRLTALIITAFVDMVGLLMIIPLMPYYARSFGASALMVALLMSSFTAAQLLSAPFWGRVSDRYGRRPALLFGLGAAAIAYVVFAYSTTIWLLLLSRVVQGAGGGTTGVVQAYVADAVEPEERAKALGWISAATNVGVALGPPVGSFALKFFDVHGPGLIAATLCVLNIAFAWRYLSESRDMVEAKRVEPKRGASFAAVKHVFTHTKEAAPRLIWVYAIGIGAFQGITAILALFLDDKFGITADRIWVIFTFMGTISVITRAGILGKAVDRWGEVRLSRIGLVMLAAGLAAFPLMPTYVTLYLAVTLIPLGTAFTFPCVTSMLSRVISRNERGLYMGVQQTFGGLARVVVPLFAGFTYDHFGHSIPFLVSSGLVLVGLVVGLGIDDPRNPNRQVQKAAA, via the coding sequence GTGCCCAGAAGCGCGGCACTTGGACGCCTGACGGCACTCATCATCACGGCGTTTGTCGACATGGTGGGGCTGCTCATGATCATCCCCCTCATGCCGTACTACGCGCGTTCGTTCGGCGCGAGTGCGCTCATGGTCGCGTTGCTCATGTCGTCGTTCACGGCAGCCCAGCTGCTCAGCGCGCCGTTCTGGGGAAGGGTTTCGGATCGCTACGGAAGGCGTCCCGCGCTTCTCTTCGGGCTCGGTGCCGCAGCGATCGCGTACGTCGTGTTCGCATACTCGACTACGATATGGCTTCTGCTTCTGTCACGCGTCGTACAGGGCGCAGGCGGCGGCACGACGGGCGTCGTGCAGGCCTATGTCGCTGACGCGGTCGAACCGGAGGAGCGAGCCAAGGCACTCGGCTGGATCTCGGCCGCGACGAACGTCGGCGTTGCGCTCGGCCCGCCCGTCGGATCGTTTGCACTCAAGTTCTTCGACGTGCACGGCCCCGGTCTTATCGCCGCCACGCTCTGCGTGCTCAACATCGCGTTCGCGTGGCGCTATCTGTCCGAGTCACGCGACATGGTCGAGGCAAAACGTGTCGAGCCCAAGCGCGGAGCATCGTTTGCGGCTGTGAAGCACGTCTTCACGCACACCAAGGAAGCGGCACCGCGACTCATCTGGGTGTACGCGATCGGCATTGGCGCGTTTCAGGGAATCACGGCGATCCTGGCGCTTTTCCTGGACGACAAGTTCGGCATCACGGCCGATCGCATCTGGGTGATCTTCACGTTCATGGGAACGATTTCGGTGATCACACGTGCCGGGATACTCGGCAAGGCCGTCGACCGGTGGGGCGAGGTGCGGCTGTCACGCATCGGTCTCGTGATGCTCGCAGCCGGACTCGCCGCGTTCCCTCTGATGCCGACGTACGTAACGCTGTACCTCGCAGTGACACTGATACCACTCGGAACCGCATTCACCTTCCCATGCGTCACGTCGATGCTGTCGCGCGTCATCAGCAGGAACGAGCGCGGCCTGTACATGGGGGTGCAACAGACATTCGGCGGGCTTGCGCGCGTCGTAGTCCCGCTCTTTGCCGGCTTCACCTACGACCACTTCGGACATTCGATCCCGTTCCTGGTGTCGTCAGGACTGGTGCTGGTAGGCCTGGTCGTCGGATTGGGTATCGACGATCCAAGAAACCCGAACCGCCAGGTCCAGAAGGCAGCGGCGTAG
- a CDS encoding ABC transporter ATP-binding protein: MTSSHTSAQARTLAVRMHDISRSFGPVRANRDASLEVALGEIHALVGENGAGKSTLMRILGGLLTPDSGTLEVNGRDVTGWSTPDAIAAGVGVVHQHFMLVPTLTVAENLVLGKEPTSGGQLDYRRAVADVKRLGEETGLVIDGTRLVADLSVGEAQRVEILKTLYRGAKILVLDEPTAVLSPPEVKELAQVLRRVRDNGGTVIIITHRLDEVMSLSENITVMRAGETVARFHTADTNPAEIAQAMVGRHVRLTTREFAIVTESAAAANATSASSAGNASPGAPSGGLEVRNLLVTGFRRSFEVNDVSFTVKPGEILGIAGVEGNGQSELIEAIAGLRAIAGGYVGLGGRDVTSASPRERTDAGLSHIPEDRQRRGLIMNYSVADNLILGMQHRFTQHGSLDRAAIAEYASEQIRTFDIRPTDASLPARALSGGNQQKVVVAREMGGGRDYSVLLASQPTRGVDVGAIEFIHARLIAARDAGKAILLVSAELNEVLSLSDRVAVMCGGRFVVMMPAADATEEVLGEYMTGAREAA, translated from the coding sequence ATGACGAGTTCGCACACATCCGCGCAAGCGCGCACGCTCGCTGTGCGGATGCACGACATCTCCAGGTCGTTCGGTCCGGTGCGCGCCAATCGCGATGCGTCTCTCGAAGTCGCACTCGGCGAGATCCATGCACTCGTGGGTGAAAACGGCGCCGGCAAGTCCACGCTCATGCGCATTCTGGGCGGATTGCTGACGCCGGATTCCGGCACTCTCGAAGTGAACGGCCGCGACGTCACGGGATGGAGCACGCCGGACGCCATTGCGGCTGGAGTCGGTGTAGTGCACCAGCACTTCATGCTTGTCCCGACTCTTACGGTCGCGGAGAACCTGGTACTCGGCAAGGAACCGACGAGCGGTGGTCAGCTGGATTACAGACGCGCCGTGGCGGACGTGAAGCGGCTTGGCGAAGAGACAGGCCTGGTGATCGACGGAACGCGACTCGTTGCCGACCTCTCCGTGGGCGAGGCGCAACGCGTGGAGATTCTGAAGACGCTGTATCGCGGCGCGAAGATCCTCGTGCTGGACGAGCCGACCGCCGTGCTCTCACCACCGGAAGTGAAGGAGCTCGCACAGGTACTGCGGCGCGTCCGCGATAACGGAGGCACGGTCATCATCATCACTCACCGTCTGGACGAAGTGATGTCGCTCTCCGAGAACATCACCGTGATGCGCGCAGGTGAAACCGTCGCTCGCTTCCACACCGCCGATACGAATCCTGCTGAGATCGCACAGGCGATGGTAGGCCGCCACGTGCGGCTTACGACTCGTGAGTTCGCGATCGTCACGGAGAGCGCAGCTGCCGCGAATGCGACCTCCGCATCGAGTGCGGGCAACGCGTCACCCGGGGCGCCATCCGGTGGCCTTGAAGTGCGTAACCTTCTGGTTACGGGTTTTCGCAGATCGTTCGAAGTGAACGATGTGTCGTTCACCGTCAAACCGGGCGAGATTCTCGGAATCGCGGGAGTCGAGGGCAACGGCCAGAGCGAATTGATCGAAGCGATCGCGGGATTGCGCGCGATCGCGGGCGGCTACGTTGGACTCGGCGGACGGGATGTCACATCCGCCTCGCCGCGCGAGCGGACCGATGCCGGCCTGTCGCACATCCCCGAAGACCGCCAACGACGTGGACTGATAATGAATTATTCGGTCGCGGACAATCTCATACTTGGGATGCAGCATCGTTTCACGCAGCACGGTTCGCTGGACCGCGCCGCGATAGCCGAATACGCCAGCGAGCAGATACGCACCTTCGACATTCGACCGACCGACGCGTCGCTTCCCGCGCGTGCGCTGTCCGGCGGGAACCAGCAGAAGGTCGTCGTCGCGCGGGAGATGGGCGGCGGTCGCGACTATTCAGTACTGCTCGCATCGCAGCCGACACGCGGCGTCGACGTCGGCGCGATCGAGTTCATACACGCACGGCTGATCGCCGCGCGTGATGCAGGCAAGGCGATTCTGCTGGTGTCCGCCGAGCTCAATGAAGTTCTATCGCTGTCCGATCGCGTTGCCGTGATGTGCGGCGGCCGTTTCGTCGTCATGATGCCGGCCGCGGACGCAACCGAGGAAGTGCTCGGCGAGTACATGACCGGCGCAAGAGAAGCAGCATGA